One genomic window of Desulfuromonas sp. AOP6 includes the following:
- a CDS encoding LapA family protein — translation MKSFKIFLLIVVLVALFVFSLNNTQMVQVAFIGFETPEIPLFLIVLFIFALGFLLGLLLASLEMIRLRREATQARKELAALQADSKTSADGAYSVPPSEVN, via the coding sequence ATGAAGTCTTTCAAGATCTTTCTTCTGATTGTCGTGCTGGTCGCGCTTTTTGTCTTCAGCCTGAACAATACGCAAATGGTCCAGGTGGCCTTTATTGGCTTCGAAACGCCCGAAATCCCCTTGTTCCTCATTGTGCTGTTCATTTTCGCTTTGGGTTTCCTTTTGGGATTGCTGCTGGCGTCCCTGGAGATGATCCGTCTGCGCCGGGAAGCGACTCAGGCTCGCAAAGAACTGGCAGCGCTGCAGGCGGATTCGAAAACATCTGCGGACGGGGCTTATTCTGTTCCTCCATCGGAGGTAAATTGA
- a CDS encoding NADP-dependent malic enzyme yields the protein MSKRQDALDYHSTGRKGKIEVITTKPCATSRDLSLAYSPGVAEPCLEIEKNPNDAYKYTAKGNLVAVVSNGTAVLGLGDIGALAGKPVMEGKGVLFKRFADVDVFDIELDTKDPDEIIRTVKLLEPTFGGINLEDIKGPECFYIEEELQKIMNIPVFHDDQHGTAIIANAGLLNALEVIGKKIEDVRIVVNGAGAAGIACANMALTLGAKIENMYLCDSKGVIYKGRTSGMNEYKERLANDTEMRTLDEAMNGADVFFGVSVKGAVTPEMVASMAKDPIIFAMANPDPEITPDEAKAVRDDVIIGTGRSDYNNQVNNVLCFPFLFRGALDTHASAINAEMKMAAVKALAGLAKQDVPDSVRKAYGNVEIKFGREYLIPKPFDPRVLLHVAPAVAQAAVDSGVARRPIDNMERYRESLEALQGRSKEIMRVLINKAKANPKRIVFPEGEDEKVLRAAQILLDERIAIPILLGFKDEIDAKIKELGLDLGNIEIINTMRSDKTDAYTEKLFQDRQRKGVTLAEASRLIKKNRNYYGSMMVKNGDADALLSGVSHHYPDVIRPALEVIGKQEGLSKVHGLYMMVFKKEVVFCADTTVTIEPTAEELAETAILTAHKARYFEVEPRIAMLSFSNFGSTEHPLSLKVKRATALVQEWAPDLVIDGEIQANVALDPDLVARQYPFSRLKGNANVMIFPDLQSGNIAYKLLAKLGGAEAVGPILMGMKKPVHVLQRGDDVADIVNMAAVAVVDAQEASGS from the coding sequence ATGTCCAAACGGCAAGACGCGCTGGATTATCATAGCACCGGGCGCAAAGGCAAAATCGAAGTCATCACTACCAAACCCTGCGCCACCAGTCGCGACCTTTCCCTTGCCTACAGTCCCGGGGTGGCGGAACCCTGCCTTGAGATTGAAAAAAACCCCAATGATGCCTACAAGTATACGGCGAAAGGGAACCTGGTCGCTGTCGTCTCCAACGGGACGGCTGTTCTTGGTCTGGGGGATATCGGCGCCCTGGCCGGCAAACCCGTCATGGAGGGGAAAGGCGTTCTCTTCAAGCGTTTTGCCGATGTCGACGTCTTCGACATCGAACTCGACACCAAAGACCCCGACGAAATCATCCGCACCGTCAAGCTGCTGGAGCCGACCTTCGGGGGCATCAACCTGGAGGACATCAAGGGCCCTGAATGCTTCTACATTGAAGAAGAACTTCAGAAGATCATGAATATCCCGGTCTTTCACGATGACCAGCACGGCACCGCCATCATTGCCAACGCGGGCCTGCTCAATGCCCTGGAGGTTATCGGGAAAAAAATCGAGGATGTGCGCATCGTGGTCAACGGCGCCGGCGCCGCCGGCATCGCTTGCGCCAACATGGCCCTCACCCTGGGCGCCAAAATAGAAAACATGTACCTTTGCGACAGTAAAGGTGTCATCTACAAGGGACGCACCAGTGGCATGAACGAATACAAGGAGCGCCTCGCCAACGATACGGAGATGCGCACCCTGGACGAAGCCATGAATGGCGCCGATGTCTTTTTCGGTGTTTCCGTCAAAGGGGCCGTCACCCCCGAAATGGTCGCCTCCATGGCCAAGGACCCCATCATTTTCGCCATGGCCAACCCGGATCCCGAGATTACCCCCGATGAAGCCAAGGCCGTGCGTGATGACGTCATCATCGGCACCGGCCGCAGCGACTACAACAACCAGGTCAATAACGTCCTCTGCTTCCCCTTCCTCTTCCGTGGGGCACTCGACACCCATGCCAGCGCCATCAACGCCGAAATGAAAATGGCGGCGGTCAAGGCGCTGGCCGGTCTGGCCAAACAGGATGTTCCTGATTCGGTACGCAAAGCCTACGGCAATGTCGAAATCAAATTCGGCCGCGAGTACCTCATCCCCAAGCCCTTCGACCCCCGTGTGCTTCTGCATGTCGCTCCCGCCGTCGCCCAAGCGGCCGTGGACAGCGGCGTCGCCCGCCGTCCGATTGACAACATGGAGCGCTATCGCGAATCCCTTGAGGCCCTGCAGGGACGTTCCAAGGAGATCATGCGCGTTCTTATCAACAAGGCCAAAGCCAACCCGAAGCGCATTGTCTTTCCCGAAGGCGAAGACGAAAAAGTGCTGCGTGCCGCCCAGATTCTTCTCGATGAGCGCATTGCCATTCCCATCCTGCTCGGTTTCAAGGATGAGATTGATGCCAAAATCAAGGAACTCGGTCTCGATCTTGGCAACATCGAGATCATCAACACCATGCGCTCGGACAAGACGGATGCCTACACCGAAAAGCTCTTCCAGGATCGTCAGCGCAAAGGGGTGACCTTGGCCGAGGCATCTCGCCTGATCAAGAAAAACCGCAACTACTATGGCTCCATGATGGTGAAGAATGGCGATGCTGACGCCCTCCTCTCCGGCGTCAGCCATCACTATCCCGACGTTATCCGACCCGCTCTTGAAGTCATTGGCAAGCAGGAGGGCCTGTCGAAAGTTCACGGTCTGTACATGATGGTCTTCAAAAAAGAGGTCGTCTTCTGCGCCGACACCACGGTCACCATCGAACCGACCGCGGAAGAGCTGGCGGAAACGGCCATCCTGACAGCACACAAGGCCCGCTACTTTGAAGTAGAGCCGCGCATCGCCATGCTCTCCTTTTCCAACTTTGGCAGCACCGAGCATCCTCTCTCCCTGAAAGTAAAACGGGCCACCGCCCTGGTACAGGAATGGGCCCCGGACCTGGTTATTGACGGGGAAATCCAGGCCAATGTCGCTCTTGATCCCGATCTGGTCGCCCGCCAGTATCCCTTCTCCCGGCTCAAGGGCAATGCCAATGTCATGATCTTTCCCGATCTGCAGTCCGGCAATATTGCCTACAAATTGCTGGCCAAACTCGGCGGAGCGGAAGCGGTCGGTCCCATCCTCATGGGCATGAAAAAGCCCGTGCACGTTCTGCAGCGAGGTGATGATGTCGCCGACATCGTCAACATGGCCGCCGTCGCCGTGGTCGACGCCCAGGAAGCCTCGGGCTCCTGA
- a CDS encoding ROK family protein encodes MMGAPPLLLGVDLGGTNCRMALVEPEGQTFQEERMPTEASSGRTVFLQRVEGLCHEMIRRAGEMDRAVVAIGVGAPGVISADGVIEISPNLPQLNGLSFAEHLQAVLNLPALVMNDANAIAVGEAQLGAGRQFSSSLTMTLGTGVGGGLVLNGRLWEGADGAAGEVGHIMVEPEGRPCGCGSRGCLEQYSSATGLVLNALEAIDRGVPSRFSSAEISQLTSQNVAAAARQGDAAALAAFAEGGRRLGQALAAVANLLNIDGVIITGGASASLDLMRPSLDAELKIRGFAIPVRRLTIVQGILQDQAGMIGAARMAWDRLLHSGNAGGI; translated from the coding sequence ATGATGGGGGCCCCACCGCTTCTCCTTGGCGTCGACCTCGGTGGTACCAATTGCCGTATGGCACTGGTGGAACCTGAAGGGCAGACCTTTCAGGAAGAGCGTATGCCGACGGAGGCTTCTTCGGGTCGGACCGTTTTTCTGCAACGAGTCGAAGGGCTCTGTCATGAAATGATTCGTCGGGCGGGGGAGATGGACAGAGCTGTCGTCGCCATAGGTGTTGGCGCTCCTGGCGTCATTTCGGCCGATGGCGTGATCGAAATCTCTCCCAATCTTCCTCAGCTCAACGGTTTGTCCTTTGCCGAACACCTGCAGGCTGTCCTGAACCTCCCCGCACTTGTCATGAATGACGCCAATGCCATTGCCGTGGGAGAAGCCCAGCTGGGGGCCGGACGTCAGTTTTCTTCCAGTCTTACGATGACTCTCGGAACCGGGGTAGGGGGAGGGCTTGTTCTGAACGGCCGTCTCTGGGAAGGGGCAGATGGCGCCGCCGGCGAGGTTGGCCATATTATGGTGGAACCAGAAGGACGCCCCTGCGGCTGTGGCAGCCGAGGGTGTCTTGAACAGTACAGCTCGGCAACGGGCCTGGTTCTAAACGCTCTCGAAGCTATCGATAGAGGGGTTCCGAGTCGGTTTTCCTCTGCTGAAATCTCCCAACTGACCAGTCAGAACGTAGCCGCTGCCGCCCGTCAGGGAGATGCCGCCGCCCTCGCCGCGTTCGCGGAAGGAGGGCGCCGCCTCGGGCAGGCTTTGGCGGCTGTCGCCAATCTTCTCAACATCGACGGGGTGATCATCACTGGAGGTGCCAGCGCCAGTCTCGACTTGATGCGACCCTCCCTTGACGCCGAATTGAAAATACGCGGCTTTGCTATTCCCGTCCGACGCCTGACGATCGTCCAGGGCATTCTGCAAGACCAGGCGGGGATGATCGGTGCGGCACGTATGGCCTGGGACCGTCTGTTGCATTCCGGTAATGCCGGAGGAATCTGA
- a CDS encoding YfcE family phosphodiesterase — protein MLRIGVLSDTHFLSPEDGSVFLEKLLQREFKDVDLILHAGDVVHPDSLIAFEEIPLYLVQGNMDPSQAGVPIRRIVEAGGFRIGLIHGWGAVLGLEERVMAEFADEDLDCLVYGHSHHWVNHHQNGLLLFNPGSPTDRRGAPFHSVGILELDEDIRGHILSVD, from the coding sequence ATGCTTAGAATAGGCGTTTTGTCTGATACTCATTTTTTGAGTCCCGAAGACGGCTCTGTTTTTCTGGAAAAACTGCTGCAAAGGGAATTTAAAGATGTCGACCTGATTCTTCACGCAGGCGATGTGGTTCACCCCGATTCGCTGATTGCCTTTGAAGAGATACCCTTGTATCTTGTTCAGGGGAATATGGATCCTTCTCAAGCCGGAGTTCCCATCAGGCGGATTGTTGAAGCAGGAGGCTTTCGCATCGGCCTTATTCACGGCTGGGGAGCGGTCCTCGGTCTGGAAGAGCGGGTCATGGCCGAATTCGCCGACGAAGACCTCGATTGCCTGGTTTACGGACACAGCCACCATTGGGTCAACCACCATCAAAACGGCCTGCTCCTTTTTAACCCCGGAAGTCCGACCGATCGTCGTGGAGCCCCGTTTCATTCGGTCGGTATTCTAGAGCTCGATGAGGACATCCGCGGTCACATTTTGTCTGTCGACTGA
- the thrC gene encoding threonine synthase, translating to MRYLSTRGKVRNLTFKEAVMMGLADDGGLLLPESIPALTPGDIAALSKLAYPELAFQILSRFVGDIPAADLKDLIDRSYQSFTHPDVTPVVHKDGVYILELFHGPTLAFKDVALQFLGNLFEYLLKESGQKMNILGATSGDTGSAAIYGVRGKENINIFILHPHGKVSPIQELQMTTVVDPNVFNLAIRGTFDDGQGIVKEAFGDLAFKEKHALGAVNSINWARVLAQVVYYFYAWGRVSAETGCKEIYFSVPTGNFGDIFAGYIARRMGLPIRRLILATNENNILCRFVRDGDYSVGPVAQTYSPSMDIQLASNFERYLFYLYGQDSTRVTEAMETLRTTGRLAFSDKEREQVSNDFLALTVDSNDTLGTIRDFHQATGYTLDPHTAVGVKAGRELAGGDYPVVCLATAHPAKFGDAVQKSIGSDPERPGPLEGIESREKRCVVIDADVKAVKDFLQKHAI from the coding sequence ATGCGCTACCTGAGCACTCGCGGCAAAGTCCGCAACCTGACCTTTAAAGAGGCCGTCATGATGGGGCTGGCCGATGATGGCGGTCTTTTGCTCCCTGAATCGATCCCCGCTCTGACCCCGGGGGATATCGCCGCGTTGTCCAAACTGGCCTATCCCGAACTCGCCTTCCAGATTTTATCCCGATTCGTTGGCGACATCCCTGCGGCTGACCTGAAGGATCTCATCGACCGCTCCTACCAGAGTTTCACCCATCCGGACGTGACGCCCGTTGTTCACAAAGACGGCGTCTACATCCTCGAACTCTTTCATGGCCCCACCCTGGCCTTCAAGGATGTCGCCCTGCAGTTTCTCGGCAATCTGTTCGAGTACCTGCTTAAAGAGAGCGGCCAAAAGATGAACATCCTGGGAGCGACCTCCGGCGACACCGGCAGCGCCGCCATTTATGGCGTGCGTGGCAAGGAGAACATCAACATCTTCATCCTGCACCCCCACGGCAAGGTCTCCCCGATCCAGGAACTGCAGATGACCACCGTGGTCGATCCCAATGTGTTCAACCTGGCCATTCGGGGAACCTTTGACGATGGCCAGGGCATCGTCAAGGAAGCCTTTGGTGACCTGGCTTTCAAGGAAAAGCATGCCCTGGGGGCGGTAAACTCGATCAACTGGGCGCGCGTGCTGGCGCAGGTCGTCTACTATTTCTACGCCTGGGGCCGTGTCTCCGCAGAGACAGGGTGCAAGGAAATCTATTTCAGCGTGCCCACCGGCAATTTCGGGGATATTTTTGCCGGCTACATCGCCCGCCGCATGGGACTTCCCATCCGGCGCCTGATTCTAGCCACCAACGAAAATAACATCCTTTGCCGTTTCGTTCGCGACGGCGACTACAGCGTCGGGCCTGTTGCCCAGACCTACTCACCCTCCATGGATATTCAGCTGGCCAGCAATTTCGAGCGCTACCTCTTCTATCTCTATGGACAAGACAGCACCCGTGTGACCGAGGCCATGGAAACATTGCGCACAACCGGGCGCCTTGCCTTCAGTGACAAAGAGAGAGAGCAGGTCTCCAACGACTTTCTGGCTTTGACGGTAGACAGCAACGACACCCTGGGCACGATTCGGGACTTTCATCAGGCCACGGGTTATACCCTCGACCCGCACACCGCCGTTGGGGTGAAGGCAGGACGCGAATTGGCCGGAGGAGACTACCCTGTCGTCTGCCTGGCCACCGCCCACCCGGCCAAGTTCGGTGATGCGGTACAAAAAAGCATCGGCAGTGATCCCGAACGGCCGGGCCCCCTCGAAGGGATTGAATCCCGTGAAAAACGCTGTGTCGTTATTGATGCCGACGTCAAAGCGGTCAAGGATTTCCTGCAGAAACACGCCATTTAA
- a CDS encoding methyl-accepting chemotaxis protein, with the protein MATTAVPAEKELNRSRVYATGGFALGILAPLGWILLRLILFWNPEQTLWQQIVGPFLGSEEGRLLYAYMGLGTALVLGVFGFYLGKTSQRIHERALHLDELNTVIARQKAEFERKFRELDNSIKNFHSISNHIQKSLDVREVLKLAADGLHDILGYDRVNILMVNRDRQVLEFIASRGCGGDDVSGITLPLDVRAGALYKVVSENRLFLIDDITRLGADYHLQSPYDKIAQLRSRRFILCPIVVRDQVVGLFGVDNKINRKHIDDTDVDTVKLFADQVASTITKIDLLEAVDTLTGELETTFQELLKYRQEYGRLDFALRRAAESNAEATVEISHGADVVQGAVTTTRSAANEIAVSIDEVVQNISQLTDFMDKSISTMTEISSTIRSVQENGVRSHEMSQTVKEQAEKGAEAVANAQYGLHGISEAVEGTVESIRRLCQKGEEVGSINEVITEISQKTNLLALNASIIAAQAGEHGHSFAVVAEEVRKLSQETAQSTGVISYIIEEIQKYSQETGRQAETTRQLVQDGIAQGEHVEEALNQILDSASLAMDMSREIRKATEEVSKSADFVTGSIERLGEMAAHISQASKEQSQGTRSIAQSIEEIKTMADEMAEATDRQKTHTKDIETAVGSVSNIAGRIFSAIEERQKGSREVIESLERLRRIGSKGT; encoded by the coding sequence TTGGCAACGACGGCAGTACCGGCAGAAAAAGAGCTCAATCGCAGCAGGGTTTACGCCACCGGGGGATTTGCCCTCGGAATTCTGGCGCCTCTGGGCTGGATACTTCTGCGACTTATTCTATTCTGGAACCCGGAACAGACTTTATGGCAACAGATTGTCGGGCCCTTTCTCGGCTCGGAAGAGGGACGGCTGCTGTATGCCTACATGGGGCTCGGTACGGCTTTAGTGCTCGGTGTCTTCGGCTTTTACCTGGGGAAGACCTCGCAGAGGATTCACGAAAGGGCTCTTCACCTCGATGAGCTCAACACGGTGATTGCCCGACAGAAAGCAGAGTTCGAGCGAAAATTCCGCGAGTTGGACAACAGCATCAAAAACTTTCATTCCATCAGCAACCACATTCAGAAATCCCTCGATGTCCGCGAGGTTCTGAAGCTGGCCGCCGATGGCCTGCACGACATCCTTGGCTATGACCGGGTCAACATTCTCATGGTTAATCGTGATCGCCAGGTCCTCGAATTTATTGCCAGCCGCGGCTGCGGGGGGGATGATGTTTCCGGTATCACGCTCCCTCTGGACGTGCGGGCAGGCGCCCTCTACAAGGTGGTCAGTGAAAACAGGCTTTTTCTGATCGACGATATCACCCGGCTGGGCGCTGACTACCATCTGCAATCTCCTTACGATAAGATCGCGCAACTTCGTTCGCGTCGGTTTATCCTTTGTCCCATTGTCGTGCGTGACCAGGTGGTTGGACTCTTTGGCGTTGACAACAAAATAAATCGCAAACATATCGACGATACGGATGTCGACACGGTGAAGCTGTTTGCCGATCAGGTGGCGTCCACCATCACCAAGATCGACCTGCTTGAGGCGGTTGACACTCTGACCGGTGAACTGGAGACCACCTTTCAGGAGTTGCTCAAATATCGGCAGGAATACGGTCGCCTCGATTTCGCCCTGCGAAGGGCGGCGGAGTCCAATGCGGAAGCGACAGTTGAAATTTCCCATGGTGCCGATGTGGTTCAGGGCGCGGTGACGACAACCCGCTCGGCGGCCAATGAGATTGCCGTCTCCATTGACGAGGTTGTCCAGAACATCTCGCAGCTCACCGATTTTATGGATAAATCCATATCAACCATGACAGAGATCTCATCTACCATTCGCTCGGTGCAGGAAAACGGTGTCCGCTCCCATGAAATGTCCCAGACAGTCAAGGAACAGGCAGAAAAAGGTGCCGAGGCCGTAGCCAACGCCCAGTACGGACTGCACGGTATTTCCGAAGCGGTAGAAGGCACCGTCGAAAGTATACGGCGCCTCTGTCAGAAAGGGGAGGAGGTCGGCAGTATCAACGAGGTCATCACGGAAATATCCCAGAAGACCAATCTCCTTGCGCTGAACGCTTCGATTATTGCCGCCCAGGCCGGCGAGCATGGCCATTCCTTTGCCGTTGTCGCCGAAGAGGTGCGCAAGCTCTCCCAGGAAACGGCCCAATCGACAGGTGTCATTTCCTATATCATTGAGGAAATTCAGAAGTATTCGCAGGAAACGGGACGGCAGGCCGAGACCACGCGTCAACTGGTGCAGGATGGCATCGCCCAGGGCGAACATGTTGAAGAGGCGCTCAACCAGATTCTCGACAGCGCCTCGCTGGCCATGGACATGAGCCGGGAGATCCGCAAGGCCACGGAGGAGGTCTCCAAAAGTGCCGATTTCGTGACCGGATCCATCGAGCGTCTCGGTGAGATGGCGGCCCATATATCCCAGGCTTCCAAAGAGCAGTCACAGGGAACGCGCAGCATCGCCCAGTCCATTGAAGAAATCAAGACCATGGCCGACGAAATGGCCGAGGCCACCGACCGCCAGAAAACGCACACCAAGGATATTGAAACAGCCGTCGGTTCCGTTAGTAATATTGCCGGCCGCATTTTTTCCGCCATCGAGGAGCGCCAGAAAGGAAGTCGCGAGGTTATCGAAAGCCTTGAACGGCTCCGCCGCATCGGCAGTAAGGGCACTTAA
- a CDS encoding MotA/TolQ/ExbB proton channel family protein, which produces MLEIFQKGGPLMYPILLGSVLALAIFLMKLWYFLQVHRDTDTLVRDVQDLARNNRIDEALVVCQQAGTPLSRIFIAALRAAGRPREHIKTVVVEVGARETAPFERYLGLLGTIATISPLLGLLGTVLGMIRAFTVIAVQGVGTPATLGGGISEALITTAAGLTVAIPVILFHKYLTGKADRLALEMEMHSLHLVDLLGE; this is translated from the coding sequence ATGCTGGAAATATTTCAAAAGGGTGGGCCGTTGATGTATCCCATTCTGCTGGGCTCGGTGCTGGCACTCGCTATTTTCCTGATGAAACTCTGGTATTTTCTTCAGGTACATCGTGATACTGATACCCTGGTGCGGGATGTCCAAGACCTGGCTCGCAACAATCGTATCGACGAAGCCCTGGTGGTCTGCCAGCAAGCAGGTACGCCGCTGTCCCGTATCTTTATCGCCGCTTTGCGGGCGGCTGGCCGGCCGCGCGAACACATAAAAACCGTGGTGGTGGAGGTCGGCGCCCGTGAAACCGCTCCTTTCGAACGCTATCTGGGTCTGCTGGGCACTATCGCCACCATTTCGCCGCTGCTTGGTCTGTTGGGGACGGTTTTAGGAATGATCCGCGCCTTTACGGTTATTGCCGTGCAGGGTGTCGGAACCCCGGCGACGCTTGGTGGGGGCATTTCAGAAGCGTTGATAACCACTGCGGCCGGTTTGACCGTGGCCATTCCCGTCATCCTCTTTCACAAATATTTGACAGGAAAGGCAGATCGGCTGGCGCTGGAAATGGAGATGCATTCACTGCACCTTGTCGACCTTCTGGGAGAATAA
- a CDS encoding HIT domain-containing protein, whose amino-acid sequence MEKLWAPWRMEYIYGEVSPGCVLCLDEDRTHDRQRLVLHRGEHCFIIMNKFPYTNGHLMVSPYRHTCCLESLSDAEALEMHQLIVLARSVLVDSFCPQGFNVGMNIGQVAGAGIADHLHMHIVPRWSGDTNFMPVFADVRVIPQHIQATYEKLAVHFERRTS is encoded by the coding sequence ATGGAAAAACTATGGGCACCCTGGCGCATGGAATATATTTATGGCGAGGTATCTCCGGGGTGCGTTCTTTGCCTCGATGAAGACCGCACCCACGATCGCCAGCGCTTGGTTCTGCACCGGGGTGAACACTGCTTTATCATCATGAACAAGTTCCCTTACACCAACGGGCACCTGATGGTCTCGCCCTATCGGCACACCTGTTGTCTCGAGAGCCTCAGCGATGCCGAGGCTCTCGAAATGCATCAGTTGATCGTGCTGGCTCGCAGTGTATTGGTCGACAGTTTCTGTCCGCAGGGGTTCAATGTGGGCATGAATATCGGCCAGGTTGCCGGTGCCGGTATCGCTGACCACCTTCATATGCATATCGTGCCACGCTGGAGCGGCGATACCAATTTTATGCCCGTATTCGCTGATGTCCGCGTCATTCCCCAGCACATTCAGGCGACCTATGAAAAGCTGGCTGTTCATTTTGAAAGGAGGACGTCATGA
- a CDS encoding biopolymer transporter ExbD: MAFLRKKKEDPRVDLTPMVDVVFLLLIFFMISTTFVETPGLTVDLPESSSQAEMKEPEEIKVYVARDGAIAIGDQKVSMVQFRQRLQAFGEEAAETTFVLLADKEAFHGRVVELMDEARKAGFKKLAIATESPKS; this comes from the coding sequence ATGGCTTTTTTGCGTAAAAAGAAGGAAGACCCCCGGGTGGATCTGACGCCGATGGTGGACGTGGTCTTTCTGCTTCTTATCTTCTTCATGATTTCAACCACCTTCGTTGAGACACCGGGTTTAACCGTCGACCTCCCCGAGTCCTCGTCGCAGGCTGAGATGAAGGAGCCGGAAGAGATCAAGGTCTATGTCGCGCGAGATGGAGCCATTGCCATTGGCGACCAGAAGGTAAGCATGGTTCAGTTCCGGCAGCGTCTGCAGGCTTTTGGTGAGGAAGCTGCCGAAACAACCTTTGTGCTGCTGGCGGATAAGGAAGCTTTTCATGGCCGCGTCGTCGAACTGATGGACGAGGCACGCAAGGCGGGCTTTAAAAAGCTGGCCATTGCGACAGAAAGCCCCAAATCATGA
- a CDS encoding 6-phosphofructokinase encodes MSKTIAILTGGGDCPGLNAVIRGVVRSAILKHGWKVLGIEDGFDGLVGEPCFRTLDLASVRGILPRGGTILGTSNRGNPFQYPREIDGKTTLVDVSDEVIQNFKAIGADALIAVGGDGTLKIARALNERGIPVVGVPKTIDNDLRGTDVTFGYNTAVGIVTEALDRLHTTAESHSRVMVVEVMGRDAGWIALESGLAGSADVILIPEIPFDMDRVCRAIQQRSDAGSRFSIVVVAEGAFPAGGDKVTQLSAEQNLGVERLGGVGHYVSQRIRECLEMEVRVVVLGHVQRGGTPSSFDRILSSRFGVKAVELIEQGGFGKMVALKGRSVVAVNIEEAVGALNLVDPAGDLVRAAEDLGVMMGR; translated from the coding sequence ATGAGTAAAACTATTGCTATCCTGACCGGTGGCGGCGATTGCCCGGGTCTCAATGCCGTCATTCGCGGCGTTGTGCGCTCAGCGATTCTCAAGCATGGCTGGAAAGTTTTGGGTATTGAAGATGGATTTGATGGCTTGGTGGGGGAGCCATGTTTTCGGACCCTCGATCTTGCTTCCGTGCGCGGCATTCTACCCCGGGGAGGAACCATTCTCGGCACGAGCAACCGGGGCAATCCTTTTCAGTACCCTCGCGAGATAGACGGCAAGACGACCCTGGTCGATGTGTCCGATGAAGTTATCCAGAATTTCAAGGCCATAGGCGCTGACGCTCTCATCGCTGTCGGTGGGGACGGTACCCTTAAAATCGCCCGAGCCCTTAATGAAAGAGGGATTCCTGTGGTCGGCGTTCCCAAGACCATCGATAACGATCTGCGTGGTACGGATGTCACCTTCGGCTACAACACGGCGGTGGGCATCGTGACGGAGGCCCTCGACCGTCTGCATACAACGGCGGAGAGTCACAGCCGTGTCATGGTAGTCGAAGTCATGGGACGCGATGCCGGCTGGATAGCGCTCGAATCAGGGCTTGCCGGCAGCGCTGACGTGATTCTCATTCCGGAAATCCCTTTTGATATGGACAGGGTATGTCGGGCCATTCAGCAGCGCAGCGATGCCGGTAGTCGTTTTTCCATTGTCGTTGTGGCTGAAGGAGCCTTCCCCGCCGGGGGAGACAAGGTCACGCAACTCAGTGCCGAACAGAATCTCGGCGTCGAACGTCTCGGCGGGGTCGGGCACTATGTGAGCCAGCGCATTCGCGAATGCCTGGAGATGGAAGTCCGCGTGGTTGTGCTCGGCCACGTTCAGCGAGGCGGCACCCCCTCCTCCTTCGATCGGATCCTGAGTTCACGTTTTGGCGTCAAAGCCGTGGAGCTTATTGAACAGGGCGGTTTTGGCAAGATGGTGGCCCTGAAGGGACGGTCGGTTGTCGCCGTGAATATCGAGGAGGCGGTCGGGGCCCTGAATCTTGTCGACCCCGCGGGCGATCTGGTCAGGGCTGCCGAAGACCTTGGCGTCATGATGGGTCGATAG